CCAGCAGCATGGCCGGAGAATCTCCGACAGCGAACCCGAAGCGATGGCCATCCGTATGGAGCTGCGAGAGGCGGGCAAAGGCTTCCGCGCAATCCGGATCGATCAGGACGGCACGTTCGAGACCCTCGCGAGCCGGCCGATAGAGATCGCGACGGTAGGCGCGGCGGTATTGATGGAAGAGGAGCATACATTCGGACACGCCCGGCGCACGGTCATCCTGTCCGGCGGACCTGCGTGCCTTGTGATTGAAGATGACGCCGAAGGGCTCCGCCACGGTGCGCGCGATCGCGTTCGCCACCTCGTCGCGGACGCCCAGAGTGCCTTGGGGGGGAAGGTCCCGTTGAAAGCGCTGCCCCCAAAGGACGCGTCCCGTCGTTGCCTCATGCAGCACCGCCTTGACATGGAGCTTGTCGGCCAGCACGGCCTTGCTGCCGGAGAGCACGAAGTCGGCAGTGCGCTCGATATGCATCAATTCCTCGTCGTGCGCCGAGGCGCGCCCATGGGACCTCGATCCGTAGACGCGGAGATGCGGATAGCGACTAAGCCCGATCATGAGCTCGCGCGTGAGACCCTGCTCGTAGCTCAGGAATATGGACTGGTCGCCTTCGAGCTCGAACGGTTTGACCAGAATGGACGACACGTAGCCGCTGTGGCTCTCTGCGTCGAAACCGCTCTGCGGCGCTGCATGCTCCGGTTCGTCACAGAATTCGGGTACATACCCGCCCTTGGGCATGGTGATCCGAACCGCGCCGTGCTTGCCTTCAGTCAGATAGAAGCGCTCCAGCGAGCGGCGCAGTCGTCTCGCCTCCATGCGGACGACGGGATCCTGCTGGGGGTCGAAGTGGACGTCGCGACCGAACACTGTCGTCGCGATGGTGTAGGCTTTGATGCGATGCGCGTTTCCCGCCAGCGTTTCCTCGACCACATATTCGAGGAAACGCCGATTGCGTTCCGATGCATCGAACTGGACCGAGCCGACGATCCGCCGGACCTCCGCACGAACGTCTTCCGCGGAATTGGCTTCGAAAACTGTCGCTTCGGTCTGGGCAAACGCCTGTGAGGCATCTTGAGGCGCAGTCACGAGCCGCAGCTCGGCACTGGACGTCATCCTGACCCTCCACAGCGTAGCCGGCCACCGGCAGCGCCCGCCGTTGACTTTTACAAGAACAGGCGCGAGCTTAACCTTGAGCGA
This portion of the Mesorhizobium shangrilense genome encodes:
- a CDS encoding tetratricopeptide repeat protein, with translation MTSSAELRLVTAPQDASQAFAQTEATVFEANSAEDVRAEVRRIVGSVQFDASERNRRFLEYVVEETLAGNAHRIKAYTIATTVFGRDVHFDPQQDPVVRMEARRLRRSLERFYLTEGKHGAVRITMPKGGYVPEFCDEPEHAAPQSGFDAESHSGYVSSILVKPFELEGDQSIFLSYEQGLTRELMIGLSRYPHLRVYGSRSHGRASAHDEELMHIERTADFVLSGSKAVLADKLHVKAVLHEATTGRVLWGQRFQRDLPPQGTLGVRDEVANAIARTVAEPFGVIFNHKARRSAGQDDRAPGVSECMLLFHQYRRAYRRDLYRPAREGLERAVLIDPDCAEAFARLSQLHTDGHRFGFAVGDSPAMLLGQAVALAQKAIEIAPDSSSGYHALGMACWFQQDVGASLKASETALALNTNAVEVIAELGLYWSLLAEWERALPLLESASAMEAGHVTGHHVGLCLYHFIGGRFEQALAAARDIHALDVTHGHALQAISLLRLGRREEAAAAVRSVLAIDPHYGHDVLADVGGGNVHPDLGAHIEEALADAGLSAAASRG